CAGGTGCTGGGTCATCAAGCCCACCGCCGTACTCGTATCCCGCTGCTCAATCGCATCCACAATCGCCACATGCTCCTGCCACGCGCAATACGTGCAGGCTTTCGCTTCATATTGGGCAATCACCAGTGACGTCAGCGGCACCAGGCTGTTGAGGAACTGTGCCAGCGGGCCATTTCCGGCGATGGCGGCCAACAGCAGGTGAAACTCCCCCGACAAACGAATCGCCGGCCCGCGCTGGTCGCGCTCGATGCACTCGCGTTCGTGGCTGATCAGTTCACGCAGCTGACGCACCTGTGTGCCGGTCGCCTGGGTGCACGCCAGTTGCACCACGGTTATTTCGGTCATGCGCCGCGCTTCGAGAATCTGCCGGGTCTGCTGGGCATCCGGCGCCGCCACCTGTGCGCGTTGGTTGGGGCGCAGGATCACCACGTGCTGGTGGGACAGTTTGGCCAGCACGCGGCGAATCACACTGCGGCTTACGCCAAAGGTTTCACCCAGGCTCTCTTCGGTAAAGCGACTGGCCGGGGCGATGCGCTGTTCGAGGATCGCATCGAACAGGCGAGGGTAGATGTCATCGACCGAAGGCTTCTTGCCCGCCACCAGGCGCAGAGCGGGGAGGATGGGGTTGCGTTGCAGCGCGGGAGCGTTCATGGCCGTTCTCCAAAATATCAACTGCCCAGATGGTCGTCCGGGATGTTCAAGCGAATGCCCATGCGCAGGCCTTCCTGCAGGATGTGCCGACGCATCTCGGCACTGGCCAGGGCGCTGTTCTTGTTACGGATGGCCCGTACCACCGCCTCGTTCTCCCGCAGGCGCTCGGCCAGGTGCTCGGGGGAATTGCGCAGCACCTGGGCGCTTTGCTTGAGCGCGTTGCTGGTTTGTTGCACCACGTTCTGGAAGATCGGGTTGGAAGTCAGGGCGAAGAGTTCTTCGTGAAAGTCGATATAGGCGTTCATGCCGGCTTCGGCATCCTCGGCCTCGAGGGCTTCGCGCATGTCCATCAGGGTCAGGCGCAGTTGACCGATCTCCTTGCTGCTGATGGACTGGGCGACCAGGCCGACAATGAAGGGTTCGAGGGTGTAGCGCAGTTGCAGGATGTCTTCCAGGCTGGCATCCGCCACGGCGTCGCTCGACTGCGGCTCGCTGATGCTGGTTTCCAGCACCACCACGCCTTTGCCAGGCATGGAACGCACCAGGCCCAGGGTCTCCAGCACAATCACCGCTTCGCGCAGGCTCGGCCGGCTGATGCCCAGCTGTTCGGCCAGTTCACGCTGGCCGGGCAGCATTTCGCCACGCCGCCACTGGCCACGCGCCAGGGCGGCGCGCAG
This region of Pseudomonas sp. MUP55 genomic DNA includes:
- a CDS encoding GntR family transcriptional regulator, which gives rise to MNAPALQRNPILPALRLVAGKKPSVDDIYPRLFDAILEQRIAPASRFTEESLGETFGVSRSVIRRVLAKLSHQHVVILRPNQRAQVAAPDAQQTRQILEARRMTEITVVQLACTQATGTQVRQLRELISHERECIERDQRGPAIRLSGEFHLLLAAIAGNGPLAQFLNSLVPLTSLVIAQYEAKACTYCAWQEHVAIVDAIEQRDTSTAVGLMTQHLDHLESKLLKHR
- a CDS encoding FadR/GntR family transcriptional regulator, which encodes MISTSTVVNSVVEKLRAALARGQWRRGEMLPGQRELAEQLGISRPSLREAVIVLETLGLVRSMPGKGVVVLETSISEPQSSDAVADASLEDILQLRYTLEPFIVGLVAQSISSKEIGQLRLTLMDMREALEAEDAEAGMNAYIDFHEELFALTSNPIFQNVVQQTSNALKQSAQVLRNSPEHLAERLRENEAVVRAIRNKNSALASAEMRRHILQEGLRMGIRLNIPDDHLGS